One Microvirga mediterraneensis genomic window carries:
- a CDS encoding IS3 family transposase (programmed frameshift) — translation MGKKRHTAEEIVSKLRQVDVLTAQGRTVAEAIRQIGVTEVTYYRWRSEYGGLKSDQVKRLKELEMENARLRRAVSDLTLEKLILKEAAFGKLLSPARRRACVEHVIARYGVSERLACRVLGQHRSTQRKIPKQPEDEAALTADIIALATQYGRYGYRRITALLRDAGWLVNKKRVERIWRREGLKVPQKQPKKGRLWLNDGSCIRLRPEYPNHVWSYDFVEDRTHDGRKFRMLNIIDEFTRECLAIRVNRKLKAVDVIDVLSDLFILRGIPGHIRSDNGSEFVAQAVRAWIGAVGAKTAYIEPGSPWENGYCESFNSKLRDELLKGEIFYTLQEAKVVIENWRRHYNTVRPHSSLGYRPPAPEVLVLASKLASRPTLN, via the exons ATGGGCAAGAAGCGGCATACAGCCGAAGAGATCGTTTCCAAGTTGCGGCAGGTTGACGTGCTGACGGCACAAGGCCGGACAGTCGCGGAGGCGATCCGGCAGATTGGTGTGACGGAGGTCACGTACTACAGGTGGCGCTCCGAGTACGGCGGCCTCAAATCCGACCAGGTCAAGCGGCTCAAGGAACTCGAGATGGAGAACGCCCGGTTGCGTCGAGCGGTCTCGGATCTCACCCTGGAGAAGCTCATCCTCAAGGAGGCCGCCT TCGGGAAACTACTGAGCCCCGCCCGCCGTCGCGCCTGTGTGGAGCATGTGATCGCCAGGTACGGCGTCTCAGAACGGCTGGCCTGCCGGGTCCTGGGCCAGCACCGTTCCACCCAGCGCAAGATCCCCAAGCAGCCGGAAGATGAGGCGGCCCTGACCGCCGACATCATTGCCTTGGCCACCCAGTACGGCCGCTATGGCTACCGGCGCATCACGGCCCTGCTGCGGGACGCCGGCTGGCTGGTGAACAAGAAGCGGGTCGAGCGGATCTGGCGACGGGAGGGGCTCAAAGTGCCGCAAAAGCAACCGAAGAAGGGGCGGCTCTGGCTCAACGACGGATCCTGCATCCGGCTGAGGCCGGAGTATCCCAACCACGTCTGGAGCTACGACTTTGTCGAGGATCGCACCCATGACGGGCGCAAGTTCCGCATGCTCAACATCATTGACGAGTTCACGCGTGAATGCCTGGCCATCCGAGTGAACCGGAAGCTGAAAGCCGTCGATGTCATCGACGTGCTCTCGGACCTGTTCATCCTGCGCGGTATTCCGGGCCATATTCGTTCCGACAACGGCAGCGAATTCGTGGCCCAAGCGGTTCGGGCCTGGATCGGTGCGGTTGGGGCGAAGACGGCTTACATTGAGCCGGGTAGTCCCTGGGAGAACGGCTATTGCGAGAGCTTCAACTCGAAGCTTCGCGATGAACTGCTGAAAGGAGAGATCTTCTACACCCTGCAGGAGGCAAAGGTGGTGATCGAAAATTGGCGCCGCCATTACAACACGGTGCGCCCGCACTCATCCTTGGGCTACCGACCGCCCGCACCAGAGGTCCTGGTCCTGGCTTCCAAGCTGGCGTCCAGACCAACGCTGAATTAA
- a CDS encoding efflux RND transporter periplasmic adaptor subunit, whose protein sequence is MKDRRARCGSAWLIGALAMIGLAACQQQEAVPEKPPAMVHAQMVELTDDAPTITLTGEIRAQVETDLAFRAGGRITERSADVGMHVSADQVLAKIDPEEQQANVTAAEAAVRAAEAQLRQASSAFERQKTLLSRGYTTRREYDQAEEAFRTAQGSLAAAKAQLGTAREQLAQTTLRAGVAGVITARNAEVGQVVQAAQPVFTLAPDGPRDAVFNVHESVFIQEPAGRTAEIRLVSDPTVRATGTVREVSPTVDPASGTVRVKFGIARPPVAMTLGAAVSGEGRFKPRKTIVLPWSALFSQEGRPAVWIVDPSSKAVSLRAIVVERYDTGRIVVREGLQPGEMVVTAGAQLLRPNQTVTLAEGAPR, encoded by the coding sequence ATGAAGGATCGTCGCGCACGTTGCGGTTCAGCCTGGCTCATCGGCGCCCTGGCGATGATCGGATTGGCCGCCTGCCAGCAGCAGGAGGCCGTGCCCGAGAAGCCCCCGGCCATGGTCCACGCCCAGATGGTCGAGCTCACCGATGATGCACCGACGATCACGCTCACCGGGGAGATCCGAGCCCAAGTTGAGACGGATCTCGCTTTCCGGGCGGGCGGGCGCATCACCGAGCGCAGCGCCGACGTTGGCATGCATGTCTCGGCCGATCAGGTGCTGGCGAAGATCGACCCGGAGGAGCAGCAGGCCAACGTGACCGCCGCCGAGGCCGCCGTCCGGGCCGCCGAGGCCCAGCTCCGGCAGGCCTCCTCCGCCTTCGAGCGCCAGAAGACCCTGCTCTCGCGCGGTTACACTACACGCCGGGAGTATGACCAGGCGGAGGAGGCCTTCCGCACGGCGCAGGGATCCCTCGCCGCCGCCAAGGCGCAATTGGGCACAGCCCGCGAGCAGCTCGCCCAGACGACGCTGCGTGCCGGCGTTGCCGGCGTGATCACCGCCCGCAACGCCGAGGTCGGCCAAGTGGTGCAGGCCGCCCAACCGGTGTTCACTCTCGCCCCTGACGGGCCCCGCGATGCGGTGTTCAACGTGCACGAGTCTGTCTTCATCCAGGAACCCGCTGGCCGGACCGCCGAGATCCGGTTGGTGTCTGATCCCACCGTCAGGGCGACCGGCACCGTGCGGGAGGTCTCGCCAACCGTCGACCCGGCCAGCGGCACCGTCCGGGTCAAGTTCGGCATCGCGCGCCCGCCGGTGGCCATGACCCTCGGGGCCGCCGTGAGCGGCGAGGGCCGGTTCAAGCCCCGCAAGACGATCGTGCTGCCCTGGAGCGCGCTGTTCTCGCAGGAGGGCCGGCCAGCCGTATGGATCGTCGATCCATCCTCTAAGGCAGTGTCGCTGAGGGCGATTGTGGTTGAGCGCTACGACACCGGCCGCATTGTCGTGCGGGAGGGCCTCCAACCAGGCGAGATGGTCGTCACCGCCGGGGCGCAGCTCCTGCGCCCGAACCAGACCGTCACTCTGGCCGAGGGGGCTCCCCGATGA
- a CDS encoding PHA/PHB synthase family protein yields the protein MATLGQVRATQLQSSSRAPSSGQIAIPHSVNENTVPAPTKLPCKAPASTEVPDAWPEGFAEILDRSVHALAARLTSGLSPAALVGAYMDWAVHLASSPGKQLELAVKGARKVARLGDQTLKQAATTGSCEPCITPLPQDRRFSAPEWGRYPYNLIYQSFLLQQQWWHNATTGVGGVTRQHENVVEFATRQMLDVFSPSNFILTNPVVTRRTLETGGQNLVQGFQNYLEDWMRLIRNKPAVGTEAFKVGQNVAVTPGRVVYRNDLIELIQYEPTTEKVRPEPVLIVPAWIMKYYILDLSPENSLVRFLVNQGFTVFMVSWKNPTREDRDRGMEDYRRLGVLAALDAVNAIVPNQKVHATGYCLGGTLLTIAAAAMAWDGDDRLKSVTLFAAQADFREAGELTLFINESQVRFLEDMMWSQGYLDAKQMAGAFQLLRSNDLIWSYIVHNYLMGEREPMIDLMAWNADATRMPYRMHSEYLRQLFLQNDLAEGRFKVEGRPISLGDIRVPIFAVGTERDHVAPWRSVFKIHTLTDTDVTFLLTTGGHNAGIVSEPGRPHRSYRVLTKTERDRHLDPETWQIMAQPHDGSWWPEWVNWLASESGEPVLPPALGAPPAYPVLGEAPGSYVREP from the coding sequence ATGGCGACGCTTGGACAAGTTCGTGCGACTCAGTTGCAATCCTCTTCGAGGGCACCGAGTTCAGGCCAGATCGCAATCCCGCATTCCGTCAACGAGAATACTGTTCCAGCGCCGACGAAACTTCCGTGCAAGGCCCCTGCCTCTACCGAGGTTCCAGACGCATGGCCTGAGGGCTTCGCCGAAATCCTGGACCGCTCTGTTCACGCCTTGGCGGCCCGGTTGACTTCCGGGCTCTCGCCCGCGGCGCTGGTGGGAGCCTACATGGACTGGGCGGTCCATCTCGCCTCGTCCCCCGGCAAGCAGCTCGAACTGGCTGTGAAGGGGGCCCGCAAAGTTGCCCGCCTTGGTGATCAGACTCTCAAGCAGGCGGCGACCACGGGATCCTGCGAACCCTGCATCACGCCGCTGCCGCAGGACCGGCGTTTTTCCGCGCCGGAATGGGGCAGGTATCCCTACAACCTGATCTACCAGTCCTTCCTGTTGCAGCAGCAGTGGTGGCACAACGCCACGACCGGGGTTGGCGGCGTCACAAGGCAGCACGAGAACGTGGTCGAGTTCGCCACACGGCAGATGCTCGACGTCTTCTCGCCTTCGAATTTCATCCTGACGAATCCCGTCGTGACTCGGCGGACCTTGGAAACTGGCGGCCAGAACCTCGTTCAAGGCTTCCAGAACTACTTGGAAGATTGGATGCGCCTGATCCGCAACAAGCCTGCGGTGGGAACGGAGGCCTTCAAGGTTGGCCAGAACGTCGCCGTCACGCCGGGCCGGGTCGTCTACCGGAACGATTTGATCGAGCTCATCCAGTACGAACCGACGACGGAGAAGGTGCGGCCCGAACCCGTGCTGATCGTGCCCGCCTGGATCATGAAGTACTACATCCTCGACCTCTCTCCGGAGAACTCCCTTGTCCGGTTTCTCGTGAACCAGGGCTTCACGGTGTTTATGGTCTCGTGGAAGAACCCCACGCGCGAAGACCGGGACCGCGGCATGGAGGATTACCGCAGGCTGGGCGTGCTCGCGGCGCTTGATGCGGTCAATGCCATCGTGCCGAACCAGAAGGTCCATGCCACCGGCTACTGCCTGGGCGGCACGCTGTTGACGATTGCCGCAGCCGCGATGGCGTGGGATGGCGACGACCGTCTGAAGTCGGTCACGCTATTCGCGGCCCAGGCGGATTTCAGGGAAGCGGGCGAGTTGACACTGTTCATCAACGAAAGCCAGGTCCGGTTCCTGGAGGACATGATGTGGAGCCAAGGCTATCTCGACGCCAAGCAGATGGCAGGAGCCTTCCAGCTGCTGCGCTCGAACGATCTCATCTGGTCCTACATCGTCCACAACTACCTGATGGGCGAGCGTGAGCCGATGATCGACTTGATGGCGTGGAATGCCGATGCGACTCGGATGCCCTACAGAATGCACTCGGAATACCTGCGCCAGCTCTTCCTCCAGAACGATCTCGCCGAGGGGCGCTTCAAGGTCGAAGGCCGCCCAATCTCTCTTGGCGACATCCGCGTTCCCATTTTTGCGGTGGGCACTGAGCGCGATCATGTCGCGCCATGGCGCTCCGTGTTCAAGATCCACACCCTGACCGACACGGACGTCACCTTCCTGCTCACCACAGGCGGCCACAATGCCGGCATCGTTTCGGAACCTGGCCGGCCTCATCGCAGCTATCGGGTGCTGACAAAGACCGAAAGGGATCGTCACCTCGATCCCGAAACCTGGCAAATCATGGCGCAGCCTCACGACGGATCGTGGTGGCCGGAATGGGTCAATTGGCTGGCGTCCGAATCCGGCGAGCCGGTGCTCCCTCCGGCCCTTGGGGCTCCGCCAGCCTATCCGGTTCTCGGCGAGGCACCGGGGTCTTATGTGCGCGAGCCGTGA
- a CDS encoding efflux RND transporter periplasmic adaptor subunit, with protein MKAFRMSLALGATLALAACQEQPAEPPPPVRPVLSVVAAPQASQELGFAGTVEPQIQSSLGFRVLGRMVARTVNVGDTVKKGGQLAALDPMTFELAMRSSQAEVSNAQAQLENATATETRQRTLLEQGTTTQAQFEAAQQAREAAAAAVARARANLAKVQEQLGYTQLRADFDGVVTAVEAEVGQVVQPGQTVVTLARPDIREAVVDVPEDINGSLRSGARFEVALQLDPSVRATGRVREIAPQADPATRTRRVRITLDNPPASFRLGPTVTAVLGTTNTPRIQLPASALLERDGKTMVWVIDPATKTVSPQDVKVAARDERSFRVAEGIAPGTRVVTAGVNSLTPGQQVKISDEASQ; from the coding sequence ATGAAAGCTTTCCGCATGAGCCTCGCCCTTGGCGCCACGCTGGCACTTGCCGCCTGCCAGGAGCAACCGGCCGAGCCACCTCCGCCGGTCCGCCCCGTCCTGTCGGTGGTTGCCGCCCCGCAGGCCAGCCAGGAGCTGGGCTTTGCCGGGACCGTCGAGCCCCAGATCCAGTCCAGCCTCGGCTTCCGCGTGCTCGGCCGGATGGTCGCCCGCACCGTCAACGTCGGCGACACCGTAAAGAAGGGGGGGCAGCTGGCCGCCCTCGATCCGATGACGTTCGAGCTCGCCATGCGGTCGTCCCAGGCCGAGGTGTCGAATGCCCAGGCGCAACTGGAGAACGCAACCGCGACCGAGACCCGCCAGCGGACGCTTCTTGAGCAGGGGACCACGACGCAGGCGCAGTTCGAGGCCGCCCAGCAGGCCCGCGAGGCCGCGGCCGCGGCCGTCGCCCGCGCCCGCGCCAACCTAGCCAAGGTCCAGGAGCAGCTCGGCTACACCCAGCTGCGGGCCGACTTCGACGGGGTGGTCACGGCCGTCGAGGCGGAGGTTGGCCAGGTGGTGCAGCCCGGCCAGACGGTCGTGACCCTTGCCCGCCCGGACATCCGCGAGGCCGTCGTCGATGTGCCCGAGGATATCAACGGCAGCCTGCGGTCCGGAGCCCGCTTCGAGGTTGCCCTGCAGCTGGATCCGTCCGTGCGGGCCACCGGCCGGGTGCGCGAGATCGCGCCGCAGGCCGATCCAGCGACCCGCACCCGGCGGGTTCGGATCACGCTCGATAATCCTCCGGCCAGCTTTCGGCTCGGCCCCACAGTGACCGCGGTTCTGGGTACGACGAACACCCCCCGCATCCAGCTGCCGGCATCCGCGCTCCTGGAGCGCGACGGTAAGACCATGGTCTGGGTGATCGATCCAGCCACCAAGACAGTCTCCCCTCAGGACGTAAAGGTCGCGGCGCGCGATGAGCGATCGTTCCGGGTCGCGGAGGGGATCGCCCCGGGCACCCGCGTGGTCACGGCGGGCGTGAACAGCCTCACGCCCGGGCAACAGGTCAAGATTTCAGACGAGGCATCGCAGTGA